The following is a genomic window from Microcoleus sp. bin38.metabat.b11b12b14.051.
ATCAAACTTAAAGCTAAAGAGAAATCGTTATAGCTGGTGTCATAACTTCCCCATTCTCCCACCCAAAGCTGAGAGTTAGCGCGGACAGTACCTTTCATCCAGCCGCGCACTTTGCGAGTGTAGTTAGAAATGTCTGTATCGTAATTGTGGAAGTTCACCGTATCGAAATAATTAGAAATTTCTCCCAAAGCATAAAGAGGCCAATTGCTGCCGCCTACGGTTGTCGGGCCGTGGATGCGGTAAGCGCGCCCAGGTAAATAAGTTTTGTAAGCAAAGTCGATCGCATCTTTAGCCACCTTCACCAACTCAAAATAATCCGCCATAGTACCCCCCCAACCCTGTTGGCGGTAGTCGGGTTCGTTGTGAATTTCCCAATCATCAACGCCATAATCGTTCCGCACATTCAACCAATAAACTGTAGTAAAAACGTGCTCCCACCACTCGTTCCAATCTTCTTTAGTGCGCGGCGGATTCAGTTGCAGCGCCCAGGAGGGATTCCAGCTATTGTCCACATTGCGAATGCTGACAACCGGGCGAATATTTGCTTGTTTGAGAGTATTAAAAATAGTCCTCGCATTACCTCGCCAAACAGTACCAGGTGCCCCCGACCACCAATAATCGCTACCCTGGGGCGGATCGGTCATAATTTTATCCCACTGGGCCCAATTAATCATATTTGGATCGGCCTTAATTTGGGAGATTTCCGGCCAGCCGTATTTACCATCATCGTCTTCGGGTTCCCACCGGGACATCCCGCCGTAAATGCGGTAGGTATTAATTCCCAAATCTTGTAAATCTTTGAGGTCAAAGTTGATGTTACCTTCGACTGCACCGATGTAGCGAGTGCTGACACCCGCAGCAGTCCCGGAGAATTTAATTGCGACGGCATTTTGAGCAAAAATTGCTCTCGGGCTGTACAACTCCAGGATCAGGGCAATTAAAATGCCGATCGTGAAATTCCGAATAGTTGTTTTTGAGAACACGTGGCTAATGACTAATGATTAAATAATGCCTACAAATATAGCAGGTAATCATGAGTCATTAGTCATGAGTCATTAGTCAGTAGTCAAATACATTGATAAAATTTTCGTAATTCCTATTACTAAAACTTCTCCACAACGTACTTGCCCAAATTCCTGCCCGCCTTCAACCCATCTCGGTTGTCCGACGGCCAATGAGCACCACCATAAACGCGACTCATCCCGGCTTCTTCCGCAGCTTCAGTAATACTTTTAAAAGTCCGAGGCTGCAAATTTACCGAAGCATCGGCGACGGCGGTAAAACTCACATTATCGCCGAATAAAGCCGTCAAAACTGCATCGGCTGCACCGCCAAAGGTACTGTGTCCCGAAACATAAGCAGGAGAAGATGGAGTGTTTAATAAAGGCGTCCAATTTGCATCGGCTGTTGTCTGCGGATTGCCGTCTTTATCTGCTTGCTGAATTCCAGTAAGTGGTCGCCACCGATTGAAGGTGTATTTTTGGTCGCCGTCAATGATGCTGGCATCGGCGAGGGCAATATTCAACACTGCAAATAAACGCACGTTTTGCTCAAAAGTATTACCACGACGAATAGCAATATCAGCAGCAATTTGGTTCCAATGTCCGGGCGGAGTAACAGTACCTGCACTGTCCAGCCAAAATTTGGCGATCGCACTTTGATCGGCTGTCCGAATTTTACTATCTTTTGCTCCTAATTCTTTGAGTTTGTTAAACTCTGCTGTGTATTCTTCGCTAGTCAAAGTCGGCATATTTGCGATCTGAAACTGCGAACCTTTAGTCATTGCAAAAGGTTTGACATTTTTCCAGTGTGGCATGGATGCTGGTTTCAAATCTGGCGGTATGGGTTGCCAATAACCGGGTTGATTAGTCGGAGTATATGTCACCTCGGCATTTGCGCCGTCATCTTTGCGCCATTCCAAGATTTTGTCTGCTACAAATTCTCCTAATTGTACGCCGTCTGTTTTTGATTTCCCTTCAGCTATGGCGGTTAAAGATGCTGTTTTTGCTGCATCTAAAGTTGCTGTTTGTTTCGGGTACAAATTTGCTAACACGCGGTGGGCTGCTGCTACTGCTGCTGCTTCGGCTGATGTACCGGTGGGAGGTTGCACTGGCACTTTGTATACTTTGTGAGTTTTGGAAACAGCGTTCGCCGCATCGTAAATCGCAGCGTGAACCATCGCTAAATTGCGGGCTGCCATTGGCGGTGATGTTTTTTCGGCTTTGATTATATCTAATGTGAGAGCATTCCAGCGGACGATCGCATCCCCAGACTGGCGAATCGGGGTTTGGGCGATCGCACTTTCCGGTTGCAGTAGCGAAACCAGGGGAATTTGTTGCAAGTTAGAACTAATAGTGCTGGCAGTAGCGATCGAACTAACTACCAGACTAATCAGAGCTATAACTGGATTCAGAGACTTGGGCGACTTTAACTTCATAGCGTTTATTGAAAATAATACTCAAGAGCTAGTTGCGACAAGGACTTTAATACCAGTTTGTCAACAAGCTAGTTTTCTTAAGCAATTCTTAAGATAGTTTATTGAAAAAATTCTTATTAAGCAGAACGGCAAATAGCTAATTTCAGGCGTAGAACCTTTACATATAGGTACTTTTAGATATTTTGCTATCAAATAAATAATTATCTTTCCAAAGTTAGTTGACTTTTATTAGCAATAGGCTTTACAATCAACAGCGTCTAGATTAATTGAAGTCAGACGCTTCAAAGTAATTGCAGATACATGATTCTCCTAGTCTTTTGACTGAGAAGATAATGCGAGCCTGTCAGAGAAAGGGCTGATTTCGATAGATCGATCGAAATCACTGTGTCCTGTGGACATTGCTTGACCCCGCCCAAAAACGGATACAGGCTGCCGATTTAAGTAGTCGAGAGCCAAAAATTTTAGACCAAAGTTCAAGCTCCCAGATGAATCTGTGGAGTAAATCTAAAATCTAAAATCTAAAATCTAAAATCGACTGGCCCGCAGATAGCATTTGTGAAAGCGAAAAAAGCTATGCGGAGAAACTTATAAGTTAGATGCGTTTGCCCTGGATTCCAGGTAAATTATTGTTGATTTTTTAAGAAATCAACTCAAATCTTGTAGTGTTTTTTCGAGATTTTAGCATCAATATATTTCCCCAAACGTAAGACTTTTGGGTGCAGTTCTACACGCAATTAAATACACCGATCAACCGTAAATATCATAGGAGTTTTCAATGGTTCCCGATAACGTGCTCAATACATCCGCGAATACAACATCTCCCCTATTTCCCAACACAATAGTTGCAGATTTGGGAATATCCAGTGGTTTATCAACCGTAGACAGCTTGTCAAAGTCGATCGGCTCACCAAGCAGTCTCAATTCAGAAAGAACCGCATCACAAATTAAATTCTCAAATGATGACAGCCTCATCACTGGCGACGGCAGCGGCATGATTTTTGCAGGCCAAGCTAAAGACATTATTGATGCCGGAGAAACAGCAAGCACCATCTTTGCTAGCGAAGGCAATAAAAGCATCACCGGTAGCCCCGGCGACGATACCATCTATGCCACTGCTGGCGATGACATCATCAACGGTGGAGATGGCAACAACCGCGTTTTCGCAGGCAAAGGCAACAACCGCGTTATCACAGGAAGTGGCAACGATTTCATCACCGCAGGTGACGGCAATAACCAAATTTACACCGGTAAAGGCAATGACACCATCACTGTAGGAAATGGCAATAACATGATCAAATCCGGCAGCGGGAACGATACAGTCTCCCTCGGGAGCGGTAGCGACCAAATTGTTTTAGAAGCAGGCGTTGGTTCAGTTACTATATCTGGCTTTAATGCGATCGCCGACAAACTGCGCTTAGGCGGCAGCCTCGCAGGCAAACCCATCTCCTTGAGCACAGAAGCGGGCAACACCCTCGT
Proteins encoded in this region:
- a CDS encoding vanadium-dependent haloperoxidase → MKLKSPKSLNPVIALISLVVSSIATASTISSNLQQIPLVSLLQPESAIAQTPIRQSGDAIVRWNALTLDIIKAEKTSPPMAARNLAMVHAAIYDAANAVSKTHKVYKVPVQPPTGTSAEAAAVAAAHRVLANLYPKQTATLDAAKTASLTAIAEGKSKTDGVQLGEFVADKILEWRKDDGANAEVTYTPTNQPGYWQPIPPDLKPASMPHWKNVKPFAMTKGSQFQIANMPTLTSEEYTAEFNKLKELGAKDSKIRTADQSAIAKFWLDSAGTVTPPGHWNQIAADIAIRRGNTFEQNVRLFAVLNIALADASIIDGDQKYTFNRWRPLTGIQQADKDGNPQTTADANWTPLLNTPSSPAYVSGHSTFGGAADAVLTALFGDNVSFTAVADASVNLQPRTFKSITEAAEEAGMSRVYGGAHWPSDNRDGLKAGRNLGKYVVEKF